In the Oryzias latipes chromosome 9, ASM223467v1 genome, one interval contains:
- the LOC101159996 gene encoding cyclin-G2 isoform X2, whose amino-acid sequence MRDLPGIDSLLLKKLKVCCAKEDSVLPRETGLKLMESTPAENSSGVSAKCRDSRVEELWGLTTFFGYSTQTFVQAVNLLDRFLTLMKVQRKHVPCIGVCCLHMAAKMIEEEADVSPTHELIRISQSRFTVSDLSRMEKIISEKLCLDPKAVTALTFLQLYHSAIASQSAGREEIPSIGRLEAQLKACLCRLVFSKAKPSVLALSLVAQEFESFSVMKTVQQFQKHLKISDAELLGWKELVAECMSAYHSSQCSKPDNKKLVWIVSRRTAQGLQSCHFSVPALPTIPERSWNQSQSEDSGEDTSCSEESPCGSLGSDGEGTFFPSSFHHSRD is encoded by the exons ATGAGGGATCTTCCTGGCATTGACAGTTTGCTCTTAAAAAAGCTGAAGGTATGTTGTGCCAAAGAGGACAGCGTTCTCCCCAGAGAGACGGGCCTGAAGCTGATGGAGTCCACTCCTGCAGAG AACTCCAGTGGGGTGTCTGCAAAGTGCCGGGACAGCCGGGTGGAGGAACTGTGGGGCCTGACCACTTTCTTTGGCTACAGCACCCAAACCTTTGTCCAAGCTGTCAATTTGCTTGACAGATTTCTCACCTTGATGAAG GTGCAGCGCAAACACGTCCCCTGCATCGGAGTCTGCTGTCTTCACATGGCCGCCAAAATGATTGAGGAGGAGGCCGACGTCTCGCCGACCCACGAACTCATCCGCATCAGCCAAAGCAGGTTCACGGTGTCGGACCTCAGCCGCATGGAGAAGATCATCTCGGAGAAACTGTGCCTGGATCCCAAAGCGGTGACGGCCTTGACCTTCCTGCAGCTTTACCACTCCGCCATCGCCTCCCAGTCTGCCGGCAG GGAGGAGATCCCAAGCATTGGGAGACTGGAAGCCCAGCTTAAAGCCTGTTTATGCCGGCTTGTTTTCTCTAAAGCAAAA CCGTCGGTGTTGGCGCTGTCGCTCGTCGCTCAGGAGTTTGAGTCGTTCTCGGTGATGAAGACTGTCCAACAGTTTCAAAAGCATCTAAAA ATCAGCGACGCTGAGCTGCTCGGATGGAAGGAGCTGGTGGCCGAGTGCATGAGCGCCTACCACTCCAGCCAATGCAGCAAACCGGACAACAAAAAGCTGGTTTGGATTGTGTCCAGGAGAACCGCCCAGGGCCTTCAGAGCTGTCACTTCAGCGTTCCCGCTCTGCCGACCATTCCTGAGAGGAGCTGGAACCAGAGCCAAAG CGAGGACTCGGGCGAGGACACGAGCTGCTCTGAGGAAAGTCCATGCGGTTCCTTAGGAAGCGACGGCGAAGGAACCTTCTTCCCCTCCAGCTTCCACCACAGCCGAGACTGA
- the LOC101159996 gene encoding cyclin-G2 isoform X1: MRDLPGIDSLLLKKLKVCCAKEDSVLPRETGLKLMESTPAEVTYFCFTSFSISCSGINMFPCPLRPKNSSGVSAKCRDSRVEELWGLTTFFGYSTQTFVQAVNLLDRFLTLMKVQRKHVPCIGVCCLHMAAKMIEEEADVSPTHELIRISQSRFTVSDLSRMEKIISEKLCLDPKAVTALTFLQLYHSAIASQSAGREEIPSIGRLEAQLKACLCRLVFSKAKPSVLALSLVAQEFESFSVMKTVQQFQKHLKISDAELLGWKELVAECMSAYHSSQCSKPDNKKLVWIVSRRTAQGLQSCHFSVPALPTIPERSWNQSQSEDSGEDTSCSEESPCGSLGSDGEGTFFPSSFHHSRD; this comes from the exons ATGAGGGATCTTCCTGGCATTGACAGTTTGCTCTTAAAAAAGCTGAAGGTATGTTGTGCCAAAGAGGACAGCGTTCTCCCCAGAGAGACGGGCCTGAAGCTGATGGAGTCCACTCCTGCAGAGGTGACCTACTTTTGCTTCACGTCTTTCTCTATTTCTTGCAGTGGTATAAATATGTTTCCATGTCCCCTCCGCCCAAAGAACTCCAGTGGGGTGTCTGCAAAGTGCCGGGACAGCCGGGTGGAGGAACTGTGGGGCCTGACCACTTTCTTTGGCTACAGCACCCAAACCTTTGTCCAAGCTGTCAATTTGCTTGACAGATTTCTCACCTTGATGAAG GTGCAGCGCAAACACGTCCCCTGCATCGGAGTCTGCTGTCTTCACATGGCCGCCAAAATGATTGAGGAGGAGGCCGACGTCTCGCCGACCCACGAACTCATCCGCATCAGCCAAAGCAGGTTCACGGTGTCGGACCTCAGCCGCATGGAGAAGATCATCTCGGAGAAACTGTGCCTGGATCCCAAAGCGGTGACGGCCTTGACCTTCCTGCAGCTTTACCACTCCGCCATCGCCTCCCAGTCTGCCGGCAG GGAGGAGATCCCAAGCATTGGGAGACTGGAAGCCCAGCTTAAAGCCTGTTTATGCCGGCTTGTTTTCTCTAAAGCAAAA CCGTCGGTGTTGGCGCTGTCGCTCGTCGCTCAGGAGTTTGAGTCGTTCTCGGTGATGAAGACTGTCCAACAGTTTCAAAAGCATCTAAAA ATCAGCGACGCTGAGCTGCTCGGATGGAAGGAGCTGGTGGCCGAGTGCATGAGCGCCTACCACTCCAGCCAATGCAGCAAACCGGACAACAAAAAGCTGGTTTGGATTGTGTCCAGGAGAACCGCCCAGGGCCTTCAGAGCTGTCACTTCAGCGTTCCCGCTCTGCCGACCATTCCTGAGAGGAGCTGGAACCAGAGCCAAAG CGAGGACTCGGGCGAGGACACGAGCTGCTCTGAGGAAAGTCCATGCGGTTCCTTAGGAAGCGACGGCGAAGGAACCTTCTTCCCCTCCAGCTTCCACCACAGCCGAGACTGA
- the LOC101159996 gene encoding cyclin-G2 isoform X3 — protein MFPCPLRPKNSSGVSAKCRDSRVEELWGLTTFFGYSTQTFVQAVNLLDRFLTLMKVQRKHVPCIGVCCLHMAAKMIEEEADVSPTHELIRISQSRFTVSDLSRMEKIISEKLCLDPKAVTALTFLQLYHSAIASQSAGREEIPSIGRLEAQLKACLCRLVFSKAKPSVLALSLVAQEFESFSVMKTVQQFQKHLKISDAELLGWKELVAECMSAYHSSQCSKPDNKKLVWIVSRRTAQGLQSCHFSVPALPTIPERSWNQSQSEDSGEDTSCSEESPCGSLGSDGEGTFFPSSFHHSRD, from the exons ATGTTTCCATGTCCCCTCCGCCCAAAGAACTCCAGTGGGGTGTCTGCAAAGTGCCGGGACAGCCGGGTGGAGGAACTGTGGGGCCTGACCACTTTCTTTGGCTACAGCACCCAAACCTTTGTCCAAGCTGTCAATTTGCTTGACAGATTTCTCACCTTGATGAAG GTGCAGCGCAAACACGTCCCCTGCATCGGAGTCTGCTGTCTTCACATGGCCGCCAAAATGATTGAGGAGGAGGCCGACGTCTCGCCGACCCACGAACTCATCCGCATCAGCCAAAGCAGGTTCACGGTGTCGGACCTCAGCCGCATGGAGAAGATCATCTCGGAGAAACTGTGCCTGGATCCCAAAGCGGTGACGGCCTTGACCTTCCTGCAGCTTTACCACTCCGCCATCGCCTCCCAGTCTGCCGGCAG GGAGGAGATCCCAAGCATTGGGAGACTGGAAGCCCAGCTTAAAGCCTGTTTATGCCGGCTTGTTTTCTCTAAAGCAAAA CCGTCGGTGTTGGCGCTGTCGCTCGTCGCTCAGGAGTTTGAGTCGTTCTCGGTGATGAAGACTGTCCAACAGTTTCAAAAGCATCTAAAA ATCAGCGACGCTGAGCTGCTCGGATGGAAGGAGCTGGTGGCCGAGTGCATGAGCGCCTACCACTCCAGCCAATGCAGCAAACCGGACAACAAAAAGCTGGTTTGGATTGTGTCCAGGAGAACCGCCCAGGGCCTTCAGAGCTGTCACTTCAGCGTTCCCGCTCTGCCGACCATTCCTGAGAGGAGCTGGAACCAGAGCCAAAG CGAGGACTCGGGCGAGGACACGAGCTGCTCTGAGGAAAGTCCATGCGGTTCCTTAGGAAGCGACGGCGAAGGAACCTTCTTCCCCTCCAGCTTCCACCACAGCCGAGACTGA
- the siat8c2 gene encoding alpha 2,8 sialyltransferase — translation MVRIAKALGLGILCAVVLILSLISYVSLRRDSLFSSVGGPRIMFHAGFRSQSAMNFLDPSFIPLTTALNEELQGKPYKWKFNRTAFYQQRKDIFSYIDIPNNFSLTKNSVRVGQLMHFDYSSHKYVFSISNNFKSLLPEISPILNKHYSVCAVVGNSGILTGSHCGPEIDQADFVFRCNFAPTDVYSKDVGRKTNMTTFNPSILERYYNNLLTIQDRNNFFLHLKKLEGAILWIPAFFLHTSATVTRTLVDFFVEHKGQLKVELAWPGNIMHNVNKYWKTKNLSPKRLSTGILMYTLAFSMCDEIHLYGFWPFGWDPNTGKDLPYHYYDKKGTKFTTKWQETHQLPSEFKLLYKLHREGVTKLGLSHCT, via the exons ATGGTCCGCATCGCCAAGGCCCTGGGCCTGGGCATCCTGTGCGCGGTCGTGCTCATTCTGTCGCTCATCAGCTACGTGTCTCTGAGGAGAGACAGCCTCTTCTCGTCCGTGGGAGGCCCGCGGATCATGTTCCACGCGGGTTTTCG GTCCCAGTCGGCCATGAACTTCCTGGACCCCTCCTTTATTCCTCTCACCACTGCCCTGAATGAGGAGCTTCAAGGTAAACCGTACAAATGGAAGTTTAACAGAACAGCCTTTTACCAGCAGAG gaaaGATATCTTCAGCTACATCGACATTCCCAACAACTTCTCGCTCACGAAGAACAGCGTGCGTGTTGGCCAGCTGATGCACTTTGACTACTCCAGCCACAAATACGTCTTCTCCATCAGTAACAACTTCAAGTCGCTCCTCCCGGAAATCTCTCCCATCCTCAACAAGCACTACAGTGTGTGCGCCGTGGTGGGAAACAGCGGCATCCTGACCGGCAGCCACTGCGGCCCCGAGATCGATCAGGCCGACTTCGTCTTCCGCTGCAACTTCGCCCCCACGGACGTCTACTCCAAGGACGTGGGCAGGAAGACCAACATGACCACGTTCAACCCCAGCATCCTGGAGAGGTACTACAACAACCTGCTGACCATCCAAGACAGGAACAACTTCTTCCTCCACCTGAAGAAGCTGGAAGGCGCCATCCTCTGGATCCCGGCCTTCTTCCTTCACACTTCTGCCACGGTCACCCGAACTCTGGTGGATTTCTTTGTCGAGCATAAAGGTCAGCTGAAGGTCGAGCTGGCCTGGCCTGGAAACATCATGCACAACGTCAACAA ATACTGGAAGACTAAGAACCTGTCTCCCAAACGCCTCAGCACCGGTATCCTCATGTACACGCTGGCTTTCTCCATGTGCGACGAGATCCACCTTTACGGCTTCTGGCCCTTTGGCTGGGACCCCAACACGGGCAAAGACCTGCCATACCACTACTACGACAAGAAAGGGACCAAGTTCACCACCAAGTGGCAGGAGACTCACCAGCTGCCCAGCGAGTTCAAACTGCTCTACAAGCTGCACAGGGAGGGCGTCACCAAACTGGGTCTGTCCCACTGTACATAG